ACTGATTATCCAGTTCGCGCTGATTGCGACTATGCGCCACATAAAAAGCACCGACCGCTGTCAGTAACAGCAAGCCAAGAGTCATGGAAATCATGATCTCGACAATACTAAAGCCAAACTGTGTATGATTTTTCATCATCAATAAGTTGGCGTTAGATTGACTGTCTGTACCCATCGCGCCATCACTCTGCGGTAAGTTTCACTACCATATAGATTCGCTCCACAACTCAAAGCGGCAGGTGGTGCCGTTGTCGCTGTTTTCGCTTGCCAGGCAACCTGGATCAGGACCCCGGATGTATCCTGCGTAATACAGCCCCTGGCTCCTATCATGGCACCGACAGAGCTACTTGCATTACTCACCGCCGCCCCTTGTAACTGCCCAGCCCAGTCCTGCAGATCTGCTGTTGCCATGGCCGCGGTATCGGTAGTAATACTGCCGGAAGCAGTACAACTGCCAGAAATAGTGGAACCCACCCCCAGATAAGACACCGTACCGCTGCTACCATTAGCGGTATACGAGTAATAACAGGAAGCAGCATCCTGATTAGCGCGAAGCTTCTGCGCAATATCGTCAATCAATACCAATGCCTGGGCACGCTGATATGATTCAAACTCTGCCTGGTTCGCCCGCATACTCAGCGAGGCAACACCCAGAAAGCCGATTAAAAAAACAATCAGCGCCACCAGCACTTCTATTAACGTAAACCCTGCTTGCTGTCGGTTAATGGCTACCATATCAGCACCCGCTATCGGCAACATCGGTCAAACCGGACAAATACAACTTAACACAGCGCTGTGAGCCCTGATCGGTTCTTGCCACGGTAAATGATGTGGCCGCAGCAGCCCTGCCATTGCGGTTTACCGATGCAGTCGTCGCGCCGGTCACCGTCAAGTTGTTGTCATTAAAAGTATTCTGTACCGCCAGTTGCAATGTGGGTGAAGCAGTCGTTGCGATTATCCACCCCTGCTGACATCCGCCTGCATTACATGTCAGGGTAATTGTCTGGCTGCGTTTTACCGCTTCCGAACGGGTAAAAATCAATGCGGAACGGAGCTGCTCGGAAGCGGAGCGCACCCGGTTACGAGCGATGAATGCCTGAAAGGCGGGCACCGCCATTGCGGCAAAAATAGCCAGTAAAATAATACCGATCATCAACTCAAGCAGGGTAAAACCATGCTGACGAGTAGGATGGCCCATAATCAATTCCACTTATTGCTAGGCAACTTCTGACCATTTGACATCAGGGTCAGCGTCCCATCCGTAGCTTGCATACCCGTGGTGGCTGGAGTAGCCACAACAGAATATGCAGGCGGACTCGAAGCATTGAACGCCGTTACTGTAATACTGTAGACCTTTGCCACATCTGTCGGCACAGTCACCCCCAAGGATGCCGTGCTACCGGCATAGCTGCGCGCATCCAGTACATACTCTTCCTGTTTGGCCGCTACTTCCGTCATGAATGACTCGGCCGCCGAACGGTTGGTTTTGATGACATACGAAACATATGACGGATACGCAAACGCAGCAATAATGCCCAGAATTGCGACCACTACCATTAATTCGATCAGCGTGAAGCCACGTCGAAAATGACAAATGTGTTTTCTATCAATCATCTAGCATCACCTGTGAGCCGATTTTTCATTATAACGTCTACTCTCAGGGGCGCACGGCGAATGACAATTTCTGAAAACCAGGCGAGGCCTTTCACAGTCGCGGATATAGCCAACAGTGGACAGTACACAACATGATGGATATCGGAAGTGATGCAGGCGGCCGGATCGGCACCTTGGCCGCATGCCAGGGAGGGAGTGTCAAGAAGCACGGTGCGGGCATTACTTCGCGCCTGCTACGGTGGCCAAAGGTTGGCCGCAAGGGATGGGAGCAAGGGCGGTGTTGGTGACCGCCGCCACTTGACAGCAGAAACCACAAAGCCCGCAGCAGCGGGCTTTTTGTTTGACTGATGCGAATCTACGGCCAACGTTGGCCGCAAGGGTGGTCGCGTCGTCGGCTGGGATGAGGGCGCGGGCGGTGGAGCTGGCCCACGCCGCAAAGCACAAAGCCCAGCTTGATTTCTCAAGCTGGGCTTTCTGTGGGGGAGTCTGGCGGTGTCCTACTTTCACACGGGTATCCGCACTATCATCGGCGCTGAGGCGTTTCACGGTCCTGTTCGGAATGGGAAGGCG
This Vogesella sp. LIG4 DNA region includes the following protein-coding sequences:
- the pilV gene encoding type IV pilus modification protein PilV — its product is MVAINRQQAGFTLIEVLVALIVFLIGFLGVASLSMRANQAEFESYQRAQALVLIDDIAQKLRANQDAASCYYSYTANGSSGTVSYLGVGSTISGSCTASGSITTDTAAMATADLQDWAGQLQGAAVSNASSSVGAMIGARGCITQDTSGVLIQVAWQAKTATTAPPAALSCGANLYGSETYRRVMARWVQTVNLTPTY
- a CDS encoding GspH/FimT family pseudopilin codes for the protein MGHPTRQHGFTLLELMIGIILLAIFAAMAVPAFQAFIARNRVRSASEQLRSALIFTRSEAVKRSQTITLTCNAGGCQQGWIIATTASPTLQLAVQNTFNDNNLTVTGATTASVNRNGRAAAATSFTVARTDQGSQRCVKLYLSGLTDVADSGC
- a CDS encoding type IV pilin protein, which produces MIDRKHICHFRRGFTLIELMVVVAILGIIAAFAYPSYVSYVIKTNRSAAESFMTEVAAKQEEYVLDARSYAGSTASLGVTVPTDVAKVYSITVTAFNASSPPAYSVVATPATTGMQATDGTLTLMSNGQKLPSNKWN